TGCGGCAGCCGATTGCAATGCCGGTGTTGGGTGAGAAATAGGCAATTGGGGTGTTGGGCTTCTTTGCGGATAGGGAGGGGTTGCCTGGAAGGAGTAGGTGTTTTGGATATAGTTGGAAGAGGCAAGGGAGGATGTCAGAGTTTTTTGAAGACGAGCTTGAGGCCGATGTGGAGGTTCTCCACATTTGGGGGATGTAGGCGCCGAGTGTGATCAACTCTTCGCCGTTTGAGTCTGCTAGAGATCCTTGCAGGAGGAGCAGGGTGGCAGTTTGCCAGGTAAGGACGTGGTGGGAGAATGATGTTAGGGAAGATCCGTGAGCGCTTGTGGAGAAGACGGGATGTAGTTTGACGCTACTTCGGAGGACATTTATATCGGTTGATGTAGATGGAAGGAAGAATGAAAGATGCGAGGTAAGTGTTGAGTCCAATATGGCCGACTTAAAACTTCCAGGAAGTGTAAGTGTAGCCGATGGCGAGGGAAGTTCTTCGTTCTCTTCCTGTTCGGTCTCCGTAGCTTGATCTTTGTGGCGGTGTTGAGAGAGATTCAGATTCTTGCTGAAAAGCATATGCTCGAAAAGAGCTGTGAGTGGATCGAACAGATATGGCAGAGACAGCGATATTGTACGGGCAAAAGCCTTGTACGATATCCCATCATCACTCTCCTCCGGTGAAAAGGCTGCTATGATACAGTCCGCTTCTTTCTTAACTAATTCCATACGCCGACCATCCAGTCCAGAGGTATACACTTTCATAGACTCCAATGGCTTTAGTGGTGCAATCACAAGCAGTAGCATAAGCAACCGGCGGAATGTATCAATCGAAATCCGGGTTTCATAAACAGTCCTGTCAACACGGTGATCGTGTTTGAAAACTTCAATCGCGTCAAGAGACTCCAGTGCTGCAAGTGCaagatcatcatcctcgtcttcttcgTATTCATCGTTGGCAGGTTCATCTATGGAGAAACCCAGCGCATAGGAACGTTCAACCGAAGCTTCGGAATCTTCGGTGGTAGATTTTCCATAGGGCTCGGCGGGGGTCTTCCTCCCTACGTCAGCCAGGCTGCCAAAGAGCAACTTGATTCGATCCTTGTGTCCACGCTTTAGAGCTTTGCTGTAGCGCTCAGTCAGGAGCACAACGACCTTGACCATGGCCTCAAAGGTCAACACACTGGGCGCGAGCGTGTTTTGAAATGGAAATGCTCCCAGATAAGAGACCATTCGAAAAATCACCGGTCCTACATCTAAAGGCTGTTTCTGTGAGGCGACGTATATACCATCTGGGATGCCTAAGAAGTCTGAGAGGACTTCTTCATTCCAGTATCGTAGGCCTCCCTGCTCCAAGGCCCGAGAGTAGAAATTGTCTTTGAAATGCGTGAGCTCTAATGGAGTAAAGCATTTTGTGGCGAAGCGCTCAGCGAGAACCAAGCTTAACTCCTCTGCTTGTACATGTGGTCAGATAAAACATATTGACGAGACGGAGAGCTTTCTCTATCAAGCTCGAGGCTAGGTTGTTCACAATCATGGTTGATCAGGGATTGGGGCATAGTTATGTCTCCTGAACCCAGCCACAAATTTAATAGATAGAACTCACCTGGGGATGATGCACCATGCTCATTGGACTGGGCTGCACCCATTCTTGGTTGATGCGGAGACGACCCCACCGATGGTCTAAGGCTGGGGTCTGTAGCCGTGCTCAGGAGCTGAGGTAAAGCGAGAAGTTGGAAGAATAGAATGAAGTTGATAGAAATGGTTCAGATTGGGAAACCCAAAAAAGTAACAACAACGTGCAGTGGTAAGTCAACATGGAGAGTGGAATTCCACGAGACGTCATCAGATTGTTGCCTGGGGCACAGTGCTCTAGGCTCTCGCtctgtgatgcctgaggctTCTATAGTCAGCAAAGATTACATAAAATTGCAAAGTGGTCCCTGGTGAGGTTAAGTACTTGGCTCAAGCGCCCAAGTGTGGCTGCCTCGGGCATTAAGAGTATGCAAACCCTGCAAACCACTCCGGAGCACATGACCTCTGGCCTTGGTGCGATTCCAAATTAGGTTTAGGGAAGCTGGAGCGACCAGCTCTACCTTTCCAAGGTTCACTCTTGACTAAGTATTCAACCTTCTCCATCCACGAAAAATCCATCTTGAACCACATCTATAGCCTATAAATAATGTAGTGAAATCTATCAAAATTCCCAAAAATATCCATCAAACATGAACATCTACCTCCAAGGCTGCACATTTGGCTAGTTGTTGCTTTTTGAAACATTGTATTATGAGGCAGATGGCAAGTGAGTATGTAAAAGGGTTAATTAgacagaaaaaaaccccaGCCGGCCCAAAAAGCAGAGCTAATCATAACGAAAAGCGAGCGGACGCGTCGAGGTATGTTTCATTCTCTTGGGAGACTGGGAATGGGGGCGCTGTTTTGGCTCGGAACAATGAGTTAGAGCTCATCCCCTCGTAGAAATACGCATCGGTAATCCGCTGACGAGCCATACGGCGAGCCAGATACGCCTCGTACTCATCCCGCGTCAACGTGGCAAAGACATGGCGGGGATGCACGCAGATGGCCTGCGCGCCTTTCTGCCCGAAGCCGAATGAAGTGATCGACACAGCCTTGAGATCGGGCACATGCACTGGCCGGTTGAGATAGGCAATCAGGTCAAATTGCTGCAGAGCTGAGTCGATATTATCGGCATTGCGATTGCCTGGCACCAGGCCGGAATCCAGCATCTGCAACGCCCCATTGACCATCCAAGCGCCGGCAGCACCTTTCGAATGACCAGTCAGGTGTTTCTGGAATACACCCAGAAGCAGATTGCCCTTGCGTCGCCCAAGTGCTGTCAGCTGCTGTTGGAGGACGCTGGATTCATTCTTATCGTTCAGCATGGTTGACGTGCCATGGAAGGAAGCGACCCGTAGGTCATCGATGGTCAGACCCCAGGTCGCGAGAGCCCCGGTCAGCGGAGCAATAGAAGTATCGTGGCGCCAGAAATCGTTACCTAGCGAATACTGAGCATCCCGCTCCTCTTGAAGAAAGTCCATTCGGATCTGCTCATGACGTTCCTTGCGATACTTGACCACGTCAACTCCCGGGTCTTGTTCTAGAACCACATCTACTTCGAAATCAAGCTGATCAAGCGCTAGAGCCCGGGCTTCGGCGATCTGCTTACGCCGAAAGTCGAGACGACGTCGACGATTGATCATCTTCAgcaaaggagaagaaagatttGACGCTGATATCGTGCGTCTTGCATTGACTAGCACACCTTGCCCAGGGGCTGGGACAGAGCGGCTAGCCTTGTCACTGGAGGTGCTCACAAAAGCAACAATGCCGCGGATCGGGAGCCCCATCTTCAACGCCAAATCGGCAGTAGTCAAGACCTGCAAGCCACAGCCTTGTGATTCCATAAAGCCATTACGAGTAGTGGTGGTTGGTCGTGACATTTCGCTAGGCGCTCTCCCTCGTGCAATCTCCTCGATAGAATTGGTGGTCGCCTTCATATTGGCAAACTCAAATGAGGTCTCCGATGTGAAGTCATCGCACCCTCCCACTAGGCAGAACTTGGCTTTCCCAGTCACAATAGTGTCGTACCCCAGTTCCAAGGACTCCACGGCGGTCGCACAGGCTCCAACTGGGGTTCGGATGGGACCACTGGCTGAAAGCAGCAGCATATTGACCCATGCACTTATAGTATTGACAAACGTCTCTTGTAGTATGTCACTCTGGACTTCCTGCCCGATGAATCGACCGTTGAACATTTTTCTTAGAGAGGTACTACCTCCCATACCGGAGCCGATGCAATTGCCCACCTCGGAGACGTGGATATACTGATATAGCTCATACGGGTCGGTGATGCCAGACGATAACAAAGCTTCTACCGTACATACTAGCGTGTACAACGTTAAGCGATCGACCTCAGAGATGATTTGGTCGGGAAGCCCGTAGATACGAGGATCCCAGCCGGTGGGAACCAGGCCTGCCACGGCACGGTCAAACTGCATGGCACGGGGAATAAATACTCTGGCCCCCTTCCGAAGCTGCACTTGGTATAGATCCGGAGTTGACGACTTTTGCACCGTTACAAAGACGCCATGCTCTCGCCGCATCTGCTCAGCCAGCAATCCAGGCACACAGAGAGGCTCAAGATCCGCCTGCAGAACGATCTCATGGAGAAACTGCTTTTTTTCAGGGTCATATCCATCACAAAGCTCGGGCTCAATGAAGCGAATGCCGGAATGGGCCAGGATCTTCTCCTCGTAAATTGGCTTGATCGCCGTGTCAGCGACTGGCTGTTTGGTTTCGGTGTCGACCCAGCCGGAGTACGGTTGCCCTTCAATGATACCGGAGAAGTGAGTGATGAAACCCATCATCCATGCCATTTCAATAGCGCCTTCTAGAGAAAAATGCCCCTGGGCTTCCATTTCCCATCGTGTGCGGGAATTACCATGTGGTCCTAGTTCGGAAAAGCCCGTGACTACCACTGTCCGGTTTAAATCCACCATCCCTTGCAAATCCTCACTGAGAGGCGCGATATCGCGATCGTATTGCAGAATCTGAGGGAAGTCCTGCCGGACGTGCGCTCTCTGTTCCAACTCCGACACAGCTGTGTCCTGCGCTGCTGGGCTTGACCACTCCGATTCGATCTTATCCTCCTGGAATAGAGCGGCTTGGATTTCGCTGCGCTCCTTGAGGTCTTGTCGCAGCTGGGCTACGGATTCTGGTAGGTTGTGGACTTGGGCCATGCCTCCTGTCAGATCAGCATAGACCGGTGCTTCCTGGCAGAGCTCGTACATTGCGCCGACACAAAGGCAAACAAGTGCATAAGCCATCTCTTCCCGAGAAAACGTGCGCATTCCGGCCTTCTCGATTCCCTCGGCCACGAGATCATTTTGATTCATCAGTCCCGTGCCACGAGTCCAGCCGATGACGGCGCCGCAAATGGAGAGGTATTCCTGCCAGTTCTCTGAATGCCAGCGATTGAAGAGCGTCTCGAGGGCTATTTTCGATTCACTATAGAGACCATCCCCACCAAACGTGCCGTGGTTGGGGGATAGCGGTAAAACCACCTGGGTGGGATGCGACCGATGGCCGTGGGCCTCTTTGTTGTTCTTCACAGTCCCCAGCAATCGTAAAAGATTGGTGAGCATAATGCGATGCGCCAGCTCCGATTTGGAGTCGATCGTATCTAGGGTCCTTCCAGCCTCACTGATAGCTGCAAAGGGGACGAGGTAGTCTAAATCCCATCCGAGGCCCTTTTTCTCATCGTACACATATTCAACCAGGGCAGTAATGTCCTGAGTACTGCCCTGGTTGAAAGGTACGACCACCAGCTCTGAGCCTCGCGCTCCATGCTCCATGTACAGGGCTTGATACTTTCGCGCTACCTCCGGAGACATCGACGAGGTCGTGACAAGCACTCGTGCTCCGCCTTGGAGGAAATGCACAATCATGGCGGCTCCGATGGACCCGATTCCTGCCCCTGTGATCAACACCGTTTGATCACTCAGCGAATCGCCCTTTGTTTCCACGTCGCGGAGAGCCTGGTACAAATGATGGGTCAGCTCCGCGGAGTACTCCCATCCCGATACTGATCTCTTTTTCAGGTGCAGGTATGGTTCAGCTGCGACTAGGGGTTTTTCGGCATGTTCCGACCTTGGCATGGCGAGGTCGGCAAAGTGTGCTGACTCTTTCCTGGGTTGTTCCCGATACTGCAGGTTCCCTTGATCATCCATGGTTGTAACAGGCGTCAGTTGACGGGGAGCCCCTCTGAATACCGGTCCCGCCAGCAAGCTATCCGTGCAATTCTCTCTCAGTGCGAGAAAGATCGGTCGAAATTGAGTGCGATCTTGCAATTGGGAAATCAACTCATCCAATACCGGTAATATGGTCTTGTCTGCTGCGTTGGCAATGTGATAGCAGCTCTTGGCTATCGAGTCACGATCTAGCATGCTGGGGTCTGTGACAGTTGATACACGATCAAACAACTCCAGCAGACTTTGGCGTGCCCAGTTCCACGACGAATTATAGCTCCGGATTTTCTTGGAATCAAAGCGTGGTCGAATACCCTGGGCGTAGTCTGAGCCATGCTCTGCATGCCAGAGATCGAGGTCAGCTTGAAGCCCTGTTGCCACCTCATCGCGCAGGCTATCCAACGCCTGTCGGTCTGCGTCCAAGTCTACCCCTAAATGGGTGGCGTAGATCTCGAGCAAGCGCTTCGACAAGGCATCTTGGGACTCGGTCAGGGCCCGGACCGCTTCTAAATCTATTGTGACTCCGGTGGCCGCGCCGCCAACATTCGATGCGTCAGGTTGAAGAAGTGTAAGCCCTTCTCGTTTCGCATATGTGTCGACGACGTGTGAAACAAAGTCATGAGCGTCAGATTCAGACGTGACTCGGCTGGTGGGTTGCATGGTGACGGCGCAGAGCAAACATGCATCTTGTCGACCGGGTTGAAGTCCCCACTGGGTGCGCAGCTGCCTTCGAGCGGTGGCGACAGTGAAGTTACTGGGCATTTTGGCGGTGAATAGGTTGTTGATCATGGCAGTGGTGACCTTGCCCAGGGCACCTTTGTGGCTCGATTGGATCTCTGGCCCGACTTGGGCGAGTGGCAAATCCTCAGCACGGTCCGGCAACGAGCCAAACTCGCCATGTAGGTCGCCGATAATTTCGTTTTCCAAAGTTGATCTGCCTGCAGGATAGTGCTCAATTGATTAGTACAAGATGGTAAAATTGGAATGTTGAGCTATGTACCTTCAGTCAGAGCCTTGATAGACTTGCTCCCATCAATTTCAGCTGTCACTCGCTTGAGCGCTCTGGCAACAATGGCGAACACTATATCTTGAGCCTGGATACTTTGATCATCAATTTCGACGACTTCAACGTGCACCCTGGAAGAGGGCAGGGCTGTTGTCGTTACATCCATAGTGGCCGTAGGAGCGGGTAGAGCTGCCTCCGGCTTTGGTGGTGACATCTGTGTTTCCGTCTGCGTCTCTATCTGCACAGGATTGAATTGATCTGGCTGCCCAGTGTAGTAAATTTCGTCCAAGTCTTTTTCAGAATGGAGGAGCTGGCGCGGAGCCGGCAAAGTACATTCTTTGGTCGAATGGATTGTATCGATGGTTTTGCGCAACATTCCCAGCAATGTTGCACTGGGACCGACCTCAATAATGCGATCGCTTTTCGTGCGAGATAGAATCACCTCTTGGGTTTCGATCCATCGCACAGGGGAGGCAAACTGGTACCTAACGAAGTGGTTGATTGCTTAGTTGACGATCTTGTCTTTTGAAGATATGAGGCTTACTCACACCATCAACTCCATTAACAGCGTGCGAGCGAGCTTCCGCTCTGTCTCACTGTCTATCATCATTGTGATTTGCTTCTCTTTTGCAGTTGGCCTGCTCTGAATCACCGTGAAGGGAGTCAGTCAGCGTAAGAAAGCCTCTTGTGTCTCCTGGCTATACGCTATCTGTCAGCTTTTCATGTGAATTTATCCATGGTCTTGTTCAGGACTATATCTTACATGGGCTGTTAACCATGCGTGTAGGCGTCCCCTCTATACGGGGTGGGGAACTGACCGTGTTATTACGGCGTATCTGTGGGCATTTGTGTAAGTATGTAATAACGTAATTTATGTTAGTGTAATTCAGTACTGTATTACCATCTACTTTGCGTCATATTTGGATCGGTACCATGTATGTAGGTACCTCGTATTACCAGCAGTACTATGAAGCTGGACTTGGCAGGTCAGCCCTAACAGGCGCTAATGATTATGTGCTTTTGAGATTTAGCATAGCCCCCTAAGTACGCAATCAATGTAGCACAAGGTGTAGCTAAGGATATCACGAAGTAAAATAGATTTGCTCAGCAAGGAATTTTGAAGCCAAGATAGATGATTCACTCGATGGGGGTGGGTCCATTGAGTTCCGGAGGTCATTCACATTTTACCCGAAAATGATTTCAAGTATTAGCATTTACGTTGTCTTGGCCAGATTTGATTCAATATGCTCTATACTGTAGAAATAGGTTGGGGCTATTTACCCGACTCATGAAAATAAACCCAAACTAATAAGACGCAACCTGACTAGGACTACGAAATAGCGACCTTGGTACTTCGCACTCAGTGGTCATCTTAGTCATCTGCCATCACAGGCCAAAGCCAGTCTCCCTCATTGGGAGTTACACCCTTCTGCGCTGCCAACAACGCTTTCGAAAGACGCTGGCAACCTTCACCAGGTCCATCAACCGCAAAATTGAAAACATCGTCTGTAGACCGCCGGGTGATCGACCGGATCGGGACGACCATAGCCGCCGTCCCCGCAGCCAAAATTTCTGTGAAGTGGGGCAGCTCTAAATACGGGATCTTTGAGGAGACAATTAGCGaggacaagaaaaaaaaaagcctaaAGAAACGGACAAAACATACTGGTCGTAACTCCACAGCCCATCCAAACGACCGTGCTAGCTCGACACAAGATGTGCTGGTGACGCTGCGAAGAATCGATGGACTACTAGGTACCACTAGCGTGAACGAGTTCCCAGTCTTCTTCAGTCCCAAAAATCCGGATGTACTAAACTCGTCAATCTGCGACTGTGTTCGACTGTCAAGATGCAGAGTGATATAGAATCCCTCTGCACGGGCCTGATCACTCCACTTTAGCACAGGAGCATAGTTGCCTCCGACCTTGACATGGCCCACGCCTCGAGGAGCAGCACGGTCCAAGTCTTCCAAAATCAGCGCTGGCAGGGGCTGGACTCCATGATATGCCTTGTATGGCTGCGCATATACGCAGAACCTGTAGCCAGTGCCTGCAGAGACGGCGAAGAAAGCGTCTGACCCGAATACCAAAGGTCGGATGTACAAAGCGGCCTCAGAGTCATGAGGAGGAACATACTCGGCGTTACGGACCACTACCAGGTTGATACTGGCCAGAAACACATTTTCTGGGATAGGGGGGATAGCAATGGCCGAACAAGAGAGGGCCAGACGAGCTGCGTGATCCTTGGGTCGAAAGATTTGGATCTGGCCGTGAGGGTCACGGTAGGCTGGAGAAAGGAAGCATTAGTCAAATTTAAGTAACTGGGGAGCTCAATAGAGATCCAACCTTTCATGCCCTCAAAGGCTTGTTGGCCTACAATGGGGAGTTAGAAAACGGACAAGCGTTCTTCGGAGTGTTGGAGAATGCACACACCATAGTTGAGTCCAGGAGCCAGGCCGTGAATGCGCAGCAGAGGATCTTCTACAAAGTGAGGAGCAGACCACTCCCCAGTAGCAATTGAGTATTCCGATTCAATATGACCATTCACTAGACCCGAGCATCAGTGAGTCGTCTGGTAAAAGGGAGGCAATTCATAATGTGACAAACCTTCCATAGGAGAAACACCCAAGTTGTCCCATTCTGCACATGAGAAAAATTAGTAATCACACAGCGTAAGACCGGGTGAGCCCATTGGAAAGCGTACCTATGGAGGCaagagggggagggggaaaagcagccattggaagaatGCGTTCGTCAAGGACAACACAAATGCGAAGTAGGGTGAGAGTGATACAGACAAATCCTATGCATGTTAGTTCACTCTTGGTTCTTGAGCCCGTTTCAGAATTAAATGGAATATCTGCATGTTCTTTATTAGTCGGTAATATATCGAAGATGGAAGTCAAGCGGATGGGCGGGCCGATAAGCCGACGCTCTGAATGATACCATCTAACCCTTTGGCAATGTTACATCGAGCGGCATTAGGATACGAACTGGGAAAATTTTGTCCATGGCGGTAGAATTCGAATGGCTGGGACTAATCTTGCTAGTATGCGGACTAGGCACATCGGGCTTTGAAATGGGAGACTGAATAGCCATAGAATAATTACCCCTAGCAGAGGCGTGGCGGTCTCTGCTAGCCTTGAGAGCATTGGTTGTGTATAGAATACGACCAGTAGTGCGTGTGTATTGTTCATTTTATTttgtacttttttttttggttaatAAACATAATTAAATTCCAGATCTTACTTACCAGACATAGCATGATTACAAGAGGGACAAATTGGGGTCCGAAAAAAATCCAATCTACTATTTCCTACCATGTGCTAACGTGCATAGTGAGGGAAATATGCTAAGAGAGCCGGGGATCATGCACATTGAGACAAACTCATACCAACTTTTATCTCATCCTGCTAAGAACATACTGGAGTGTACGCCGTACTCAATCTCCGATCAGTAACACTGCCCTGTGCCATTTCGATTGCAAACTTCTTAGTTCCGTTTATCATCCCCGCCCAATGGATATATCACAGTTTCAATCCATACAGTGCCCATGGCCTGCGTCAGACTCAGTGTCGCCGGCATCAACACCTCCGACCTCCTGGGAAGAGCTTGAGCCTTGCTCCCCAGAGGCTGAGATTGTTCTTCGGGTGGGTATAGTACACTGCACTATAAGGGTGCCACAGGGAATGAATCGCAGGGGTCGGGAGCTTGTAGAGCAGTTCGTTTCAACGGCGCCAACGTTGGAGCCCTCATCTGCCCTGGAACTGTGCTGCCTGTTCATGCACTATGTGATGCATGAGGCCATACAAGATCGAGGTGACCTGGAAATGAAAATTCTCCAGCATGTGTTAAACACGGTCCATGTCGATCTCCTCCAGAATGAGAATATCCACGCTGTCCTGTCGGAAATGAACCAGGACAAGAGCCGACACCAATGCATCCTGCAAGCTTATTTCCAAGCATGCAAAGAAACGAGATCGTCGGGATTTGTGGGGACTAGTAGCCTCTTTTCTGATGTCGACAACGGCCATGCGCAAATCTTTGCCCTGTTTAATGGACAAGGCGTGGAATCATATTTTGACGAGCTCCTGGCCGCCTACGACATATACCATCCTCAAATAGCTTCTATAATTGGCGCCGTGTCGGAATCTCTCAAACACCTGGCACATGACGATCGATTTAAAGCTATGTTCCCACGCGGATTGGATGTGGACCAATGGCTCCGCATGCCAGAGTCTCGTCCAAATGCCCATTACCTCACCTGCGCCCCCATAAGCTTCCCGCTCGTCGGCCTCTCACAATTTGTGCAGTATGCCATCGCATGCATAAATCTAGGTCTCTCCCCAGGAGAGGTACGGCATGTGTTCGCTGGCGCAATAGGCCACTCCCAAGGCATCGTGGTAGCCGCCTTCGTGGCCGCCGCCGATTCATGGGATTCTCTCTGCAATGCAGCCCAGCAGGCGATTAAAATGCTTTTCTGGATTGGCTGTAGATGTCAGCAGCAGATTCACGACATTCATCCAGCATCTGTCGTGTCCAGTTGCATGCTTAGCATCAAGGGTCTTTCCCAGACTGATGTCCAGCGACACTTGGACGAACTCAACCTCTGCCTACCCGCAGAAGAGGCAGTGTACCTTGCCTTGGTAAATGGACCAGAGCAGCTCGTCGTCGCAGGACTGCCGCTTTCACTGCGGGCACTAGACCAGAAAATCAGTCAAGGCCAGACTCAAGCCAAGTCCACGAAAGTTTCTTCGGGCCGTGTCCCCTTCAGTCAAAGCCATCCTGTAGCCCACACTCGATTTTTGGCCATTACAGCACCGTTCCATTCGCCATATCTTCAAGATGCGGAGTCTCAACTCTTGAGGGACCTTGCTGACGTCTCCCTCTCCGGCTCGCAGTTGGCATTCCCCGTGTTTCACACGGAAACCGCCCAAAATCTGCAGAAAACTGGTGATATTGTCCCCCATCTGATAGAAATGATCTGCACCAGACGTGTACAGTTTGAAAAGGTTGTGGGTACCACCCTGGCCGGAGTGACGCATGTCCTCGACTTCGGTCCTGGCGGCGAGGTTGGCATTGGAAGCCTGGTAAATCACCAGAGAGAGGGCACAGGCCTGCGCACATTGATCCTCAGCACTACCCTGGGGGTCGCTAGTAGTCACAACTCCACGCTGGGGTCTGAGAGTGAGCTGTACACCCAAAACGGACCAGTCATTTACAACCCTGCCTGGGACGCCGAGTTCACACCGCGCCTCATGCGTTCCGTTTGGGAGTCTCGACACCTGGTCGACACCAAGTTTAGCCGGCTATTAGGCGTCCCTCCAGTGATGGTTGCTGGAATGACCCCGACTACCACCGCATCGGAATTTGTAGCTGCTATCATGAACGCTGGC
The nucleotide sequence above comes from Penicillium digitatum chromosome 1, complete sequence. Encoded proteins:
- a CDS encoding Restriction of telomere capping protein 5 — encoded protein: MGAAQSNEHGASSPEELSLVLAERFATKCFTPLELTHFKDNFYSRALEQGGLRYWNEEVLSDFLGIPDGIYVASQKQPLDVGPVIFRMVSYLGAFPFQNTLAPSVLTFEAMVKVVVLLTERYSKALKRGHKDRIKLLFGSLADVGRKTPAEPYGKSTTEDSEASVERSYALGFSIDEPANDEYEEDEDDDLALAALESLDAIEVFKHDHRVDRTVYETRISIDTFRRLLMLLLVIAPLKPLESMKVYTSGLDGRRMELVKKEADCIIAAFSPEESDDGISYKAFARTISLSLPYLFDPLTALFEHMLFSKNLNLSQHRHKDQATETEQEENEELPSPSATLTLPGSFKSAILDSTLTSHLSFFLPSTSTDINVLRSSVKLHPVFSTSAHGSSLTSFSHHVLTWQTATLLLLQGSLADSNGEELITLGAYIPQMWRTSTSASSSSSKNSDILPCLFQLYPKHLLLPGNPSLSAKKPNTPIAYFSPNTGIAIGCRIPAPSRTHQTYPTPHGAGSLIIDANIEIAEFHAASFGHDGVFLPAANTSLEDPPTNIKLDLHTLEIWGIIPDPESSFSADPRLSPVEIQRAKWEFEAREAERRRNINLKAGAGDSARESARWLLEAAGIIGDEARYSGERG
- a CDS encoding Fatty acid synthase subunit alpha, putative, with product MMIDSETERKLARTLLMELMVYQFASPVRWIETQEVILSRTKSDRIIEVGPSATLLGMLRKTIDTIHSTKECTLPAPRQLLHSEKDLDEIYYTGQPDQFNPVQIETQTETQMSPPKPEAALPAPTATMDVTTTALPSSRVHVEVVEIDDQSIQAQDIVFAIVARALKRVTAEIDGSKSIKALTEGRSTLENEIIGDLHGEFGSLPDRAEDLPLAQVGPEIQSSHKGALGKVTTAMINNLFTAKMPSNFTVATARRQLRTQWGLQPGRQDACLLCAVTMQPTSRVTSESDAHDFVSHVVDTYAKREGLTLLQPDASNVGGAATGVTIDLEAVRALTESQDALSKRLLEIYATHLGVDLDADRQALDSLRDEVATGLQADLDLWHAEHGSDYAQGIRPRFDSKKIRSYNSSWNWARQSLLELFDRVSTVTDPSMLDRDSIAKSCYHIANAADKTILPVLDELISQLQDRTQFRPIFLALRENCTDSLLAGPVFRGAPRQLTPVTTMDDQGNLQYREQPRKESAHFADLAMPRSEHAEKPLVAAEPYLHLKKRSVSGWEYSAELTHHLYQALRDVETKGDSLSDQTVLITGAGIGSIGAAMIVHFLQGGARVLVTTSSMSPEVARKYQALYMEHGARGSELVVVPFNQGSTQDITALVEYVYDEKKGLGWDLDYLVPFAAISEAGRTLDTIDSKSELAHRIMLTNLLRLLGTVKNNKEAHGHRSHPTQVVLPLSPNHGTFGGDGLYSESKIALETLFNRWHSENWQEYLSICGAVIGWTRGTGLMNQNDLVAEGIEKAGMRTFSREEMAYALVCLCVGAMYELCQEAPVYADLTGGMAQVHNLPESVAQLRQDLKERSEIQAALFQEDKIESEWSSPAAQDTAVSELEQRAHVRQDFPQILQYDRDIAPLSEDLQGMVDLNRTVVVTGFSELGPHGNSRTRWEMEAQGHFSLEGAIEMAWMMGFITHFSGIIEGQPYSGWVDTETKQPVADTAIKPIYEEKILAHSGIRFIEPELCDGYDPEKKQFLHEIVLQADLEPLCVPGLLAEQMRREHGVFVTVQKSSTPDLYQVQLRKGARVFIPRAMQFDRAVAGLVPTGWDPRIYGLPDQIISEVDRLTLYTLVCTVEALLSSGITDPYELYQYIHVSEVGNCIGSGMGGSTSLRKMFNGRFIGQEVQSDILQETFVNTISAWVNMLLLSASGPIRTPVGACATAVESLELGYDTIVTGKAKFCLVGGCDDFTSETSFEFANMKATTNSIEEIARGRAPSEMSRPTTTTRNGFMESQGCGLQVLTTADLALKMGLPIRGIVAFVSTSSDKASRSVPAPGQGVLVNARRTISASNLSSPLLKMINRRRRLDFRRKQIAEARALALDQLDFEVDVVLEQDPGVDVVKYRKERHEQIRMDFLQEERDAQYSLGNDFWRHDTSIAPLTGALATWGLTIDDLRVASFHGTSTMLNDKNESSVLQQQLTALGRRKGNLLLGVFQKHLTGHSKGAAGAWMVNGALQMLDSGLVPGNRNADNIDSALQQFDLIAYLNRPVHVPDLKAVSITSFGFGQKGAQAICVHPRHVFATLTRDEYEAYLARRMARQRITDAYFYEGMSSNSLFRAKTAPPFPVSQENETYLDASARFSL
- a CDS encoding Branched-chain amino acid aminotransferase; translation: MAAFPPPPLASIEWDNLGVSPMEVNGHIESEYSIATGEWSAPHFVEDPLLRIHGLAPGLNYGQQAFEGMKAYRDPHGQIQIFRPKDHAARLALSCSAIAIPPIPENVFLASINLVVVRNAEYVPPHDSEAALYIRPLVFGSDAFFAVSAGTGYRFCVYAQPYKAYHGVQPLPALILEDLDRAAPRGVGHVKVGGNYAPVLKWSDQARAEGFYITLHLDSRTQSQIDEFSTSGFLGLKKTGNSFTLVVPSSPSILRSVTSTSCVELARSFGWAVELRPIPYLELPHFTEILAAGTAAMVVPIRSITRRSTDDVFNFAVDGPGEGCQRLSKALLAAQKGVTPNEGDWLWPVMADD